The following are from one region of the Candidatus Kapaibacterium sp. genome:
- a CDS encoding peroxiredoxin has protein sequence MPAPDFEALDDRGLPFRLSALRGQWVVLYFYPKDNTPGCTREACAFRDVYATLAQRGATVVGISPDSVRSHQRFKEHYQLPFVLISDSGGHIAQQYGVWRVRQLYGRPSTGVVRTTFIIDPDGIIRAVFPEVRVDGHAEEVLQRLIALQQHSRA, from the coding sequence ATGCCGGCGCCGGACTTTGAAGCCTTGGATGATCGTGGTCTCCCATTTCGCCTCTCAGCGCTGCGCGGGCAGTGGGTAGTGCTCTACTTCTACCCAAAGGACAACACGCCGGGCTGCACACGTGAAGCGTGTGCGTTCCGGGACGTCTACGCAACCCTCGCACAGCGAGGAGCCACGGTTGTGGGAATCAGTCCCGATAGCGTTCGCTCGCACCAGCGCTTCAAGGAGCACTACCAGCTACCGTTCGTGCTCATCAGTGATTCCGGGGGGCATATCGCACAGCAGTATGGTGTCTGGCGTGTTCGCCAGCTCTATGGGCGTCCATCAACAGGGGTTGTTCGAACAACCTTCATCATCGATCCCGATGGCATCATTCGAGCGGTCTTTCCCGAGGTCCGCGTAGACGGGCATGCAGAAGAGGTGCTCCAGCGTCTTATAGCCCTCCAGCAGCACTCTCGAGCATGA
- the dnaX gene encoding DNA polymerase III subunit gamma/tau, translated as MSFVGLARKWRPLTFATVVGQEHVTTTLRNAIRMGRIYHAYLFCGPRGVGKTTTARIVARALNCQQLRPDGEPCNECPPCQEILQGRSLDVLEIDGASNNSVEDVRRLRESAKFPPAAGRYKIYIVDEVHMLSLSAFNALLKLLEEPPPHLVFVLATTEPQRVPPTVLSRCQRFDFRRLSVELIAEHLRSIAQQEAIYLEPAAAYALARKAEGSLRDALALLDQAIAFCGTEVRLEQLTSLLRIVDTETLFRLTAALQQHDVKGVLELVHEVIRRGYDAHEFAEALLEHLRHLVTVRAIGSARLLDVPPEVARRYEEEAQWLALPDLLNWLTILQTTQQALRYSSQPRVRLEVGLVQMALLESAVEFGELLRLLNTLATQSQGIAALNSAEARPPYTVTSVPASASVGAGPQELEQSVRKFLEQTSNIAIRAAYQAKELAVQVEGETVVLTTSHSFLEELVRQQLPQLRDELKEFLGRPVSVRLNDSAMTPGTISDPQEETLAKVEQHLQLLLSARRVPSTKMPGANSKG; from the coding sequence ATGTCCTTCGTAGGCCTGGCGCGAAAGTGGCGGCCGCTGACGTTTGCAACAGTGGTCGGGCAAGAGCACGTGACGACGACCCTGCGGAACGCCATCCGCATGGGGAGGATCTACCACGCCTACCTCTTCTGCGGTCCTCGAGGGGTTGGTAAGACTACGACAGCGCGCATCGTCGCCCGTGCGCTGAACTGCCAGCAACTGCGCCCAGATGGAGAGCCCTGCAATGAATGCCCTCCGTGTCAGGAGATCCTCCAGGGACGGTCTCTGGACGTCTTGGAGATTGATGGGGCCTCGAACAACAGTGTCGAGGATGTACGCCGACTGCGGGAGAGCGCGAAGTTCCCACCAGCCGCGGGGCGGTACAAGATCTACATCGTCGACGAAGTCCACATGCTCTCGCTGTCGGCGTTCAATGCCCTACTGAAGCTCCTGGAAGAACCACCGCCCCATCTGGTCTTCGTGCTGGCAACGACGGAGCCCCAGCGGGTTCCCCCAACGGTTCTCAGCCGCTGCCAACGCTTCGACTTCCGGCGGCTCAGCGTGGAGCTCATCGCTGAACACCTTCGCAGCATTGCCCAGCAGGAGGCCATCTACTTGGAGCCAGCCGCTGCCTATGCGCTGGCCCGGAAGGCCGAGGGCTCTCTTCGGGATGCCTTGGCCCTCCTGGATCAGGCCATTGCGTTCTGTGGGACGGAGGTACGACTAGAACAGCTCACCTCACTCCTGCGCATCGTAGATACGGAGACTCTCTTCCGGCTTACGGCAGCTCTCCAACAGCATGATGTTAAGGGCGTTCTGGAGCTGGTGCACGAGGTCATCCGTCGTGGCTACGACGCTCACGAGTTTGCGGAAGCCCTCCTAGAGCATCTGCGCCATCTGGTCACCGTTCGAGCTATAGGTTCCGCTCGGTTGCTGGACGTGCCACCGGAGGTTGCTCGTCGGTACGAGGAAGAAGCACAGTGGCTCGCTCTGCCTGACCTCCTCAATTGGCTGACCATCCTCCAGACTACGCAGCAGGCATTGCGGTACAGCAGCCAGCCGAGAGTCCGGCTGGAAGTGGGATTGGTGCAGATGGCGCTGCTGGAGAGCGCCGTGGAGTTCGGCGAACTGCTGCGGCTGCTCAATACACTGGCTACGCAATCCCAAGGGATTGCTGCTTTGAACTCTGCGGAGGCCCGGCCGCCCTATACTGTCACGAGTGTCCCAGCTTCGGCTTCCGTAGGGGCTGGGCCACAGGAATTGGAGCAGAGCGTACGTAAGTTCTTGGAGCAGACCTCAAACATCGCCATTCGAGCAGCATATCAAGCCAAGGAGCTTGCTGTGCAGGTAGAGGGAGAGACAGTCGTTCTTACGACCTCGCACAGCTTCCTCGAGGAGCTGGTCCGTCAGCAGTTGCCGCAGCTCCGGGATGAGCTGAAAGAGTTCCTGGGAAGGCCAGTTTCGGTCCGCTTGAATGACAGCGCAATGACTCCAGGCACTATCTCCGACCCACAGGAGGAGACTCTGGCTAAGGTGGAGCAACACCTCCAGTTGCTACTCTCTGCCCGACGCGTTCCTTCTACCAAGATGCCAGGGGCGAACAGCAAGGGCTGA
- a CDS encoding S8 family serine peptidase, protein MQTTKTPPPSGWTCRIGKVAIALALIAFGGGSPLTAIPHPHQAMLPPNPSVGRLDPVLSGVVLLRLRPEHASQRLQTLPPLPLQVRRAQPLLRWEQSLRAGFQRRQLSAVERTTALRLEEALLRTFVVEYTDPWEPEYACKLLRQSCPAVELAEPYVVSLPCFTPNDPLLPRQQLLWTINAFNGWELAQGDSTVVIGIVDTGVLYMHEDLLSSLWYNRSEIPDNGVDDDGNGYVDDYLGYNFAAERDGTSPGDPRNRGEGHGTGVAGIAAATVNNAKGIAGIAYRCRFFPIKAAPEGVPAIYYGYQGILYSALMGFAVVNCSWGSRTYSCINRSVVEYAIARGTLVVASAGNTPVSTTAWYPAGYPGVVGVGNTYPDDRLQPQSAYGIGATLLAPGEGAWTTSNDGEDDYTTFGGTSAAAPIVAGAAALLRALHPQLGPLQVLALLRRTADDIRALNPDIAAALPGRLNLWAALATPPAEAPGLVLPELLVRSAEGRQRRRWQLGDTLWLWIRARNVLGSATNVTCTLRLGSDSSPALHLLDTLCKVAALPAASFCELGPFRAVATTASVDPVLLRLELRDSIGEYRDALFVTLVPVPTTITFANGTAEFSIADDGALGFADYPTNAQGSGFRYREFCSLLYGGGLVATDSLQGRAVSAAPSGFTRDRDFAVLKPFAEPNEELNLVSDANAPLGSRIGLLLQQQFLGFAAESSGVARFLVTAWNTSGIPLRDIAIGYVMDWDLSPAGRSDRVRFFPEAEEPTVELPHGAEVIEHSDSLIVGACAIALIPEAEVQCAGFSTILLYDGDGLTTAEKIRLLNSGSSLQHDSTGDVALAVGVRFRGVWEPNQRRQFLCCFGAAESSTALAELFRECVRYARILSSPEPIPRPTRLTISYHDGFLIGELPAGGVWTLEVWDFLGHCLQREMLPLSAGPIRLPLPPSATGVLLVRLSSVHSSWHQVIVRLP, encoded by the coding sequence ATGCAAACTACGAAAACGCCTCCACCCTCAGGGTGGACATGTCGGATTGGCAAAGTGGCGATAGCCCTCGCCCTCATTGCCTTCGGCGGAGGCAGTCCTCTTACTGCTATTCCCCATCCTCACCAAGCAATGCTTCCACCAAACCCGTCAGTGGGGCGACTGGACCCAGTGCTGAGCGGAGTCGTACTCCTCCGGCTCCGTCCCGAACATGCTTCCCAGCGCTTGCAGACCCTACCGCCCCTCCCTCTGCAGGTCCGACGAGCCCAGCCGCTACTCCGATGGGAGCAGAGCCTCCGAGCTGGATTTCAACGTCGGCAACTCAGTGCTGTGGAACGAACCACTGCTCTGCGGCTCGAAGAAGCCCTTCTACGCACCTTCGTTGTAGAGTACACCGACCCGTGGGAACCGGAATACGCTTGCAAACTCCTGCGCCAATCCTGTCCCGCCGTTGAGCTCGCCGAGCCGTACGTCGTCAGCCTACCGTGCTTCACCCCGAATGATCCCCTGCTGCCGCGCCAGCAGCTCCTCTGGACCATCAACGCCTTCAATGGCTGGGAGCTTGCCCAAGGGGACAGCACTGTCGTCATCGGGATCGTGGACACCGGCGTCCTCTACATGCACGAGGACCTTCTCAGCTCCCTCTGGTACAATCGCTCGGAGATTCCCGACAACGGCGTAGATGACGATGGCAACGGCTACGTTGACGATTACCTCGGCTACAACTTCGCTGCCGAACGGGACGGTACTTCTCCGGGCGACCCGCGCAACCGAGGGGAGGGCCATGGGACGGGAGTTGCTGGGATCGCTGCGGCTACAGTCAACAACGCCAAAGGGATCGCCGGCATCGCCTACCGCTGCCGCTTCTTCCCCATCAAAGCTGCCCCAGAGGGCGTCCCCGCCATCTACTACGGCTACCAGGGCATCCTCTACAGCGCCCTCATGGGCTTCGCTGTGGTCAACTGCAGCTGGGGAAGCCGGACGTACTCGTGCATTAACCGGTCAGTTGTGGAGTACGCTATTGCCCGCGGGACGCTGGTAGTGGCGTCGGCGGGGAACACCCCTGTGAGCACTACAGCGTGGTATCCGGCAGGCTACCCCGGAGTGGTGGGGGTGGGGAATACCTACCCAGATGACCGTCTGCAGCCACAGTCGGCCTACGGAATCGGAGCAACACTTCTGGCCCCTGGCGAAGGAGCCTGGACTACCTCCAATGACGGGGAGGACGACTATACTACCTTCGGTGGAACCTCGGCTGCGGCTCCCATCGTTGCAGGAGCAGCAGCACTCTTACGCGCACTGCACCCACAGTTGGGTCCCCTGCAAGTACTGGCTCTTCTGCGCCGTACAGCAGACGACATCCGCGCTCTCAACCCTGACATTGCTGCAGCGCTTCCGGGGCGGCTCAACTTATGGGCAGCGCTCGCCACACCGCCGGCAGAAGCCCCAGGCCTAGTACTCCCCGAACTCCTCGTCCGCTCTGCCGAGGGTCGTCAACGACGCCGGTGGCAACTCGGCGACACCCTCTGGCTGTGGATCCGAGCGCGGAACGTGCTAGGAAGCGCTACGAACGTCACCTGCACGCTCCGCCTCGGCTCTGACTCCAGCCCAGCGCTCCACCTCCTGGACACGCTATGCAAAGTAGCCGCGCTGCCGGCTGCTTCCTTCTGCGAACTCGGCCCCTTCCGTGCTGTTGCCACCACCGCCTCTGTGGACCCCGTACTCCTACGCTTGGAGCTCCGCGATAGCATTGGGGAGTATCGTGATGCCCTCTTCGTCACGCTCGTCCCAGTCCCCACTACAATCACCTTTGCCAACGGTACAGCAGAGTTCAGCATTGCCGACGATGGAGCGCTCGGTTTCGCAGACTATCCCACCAACGCCCAGGGTAGCGGCTTCCGCTACCGGGAGTTCTGCTCCCTGCTCTACGGCGGAGGGCTGGTTGCTACCGACAGCCTCCAAGGTCGTGCCGTTAGCGCTGCACCTTCTGGCTTCACGCGCGACCGAGACTTCGCCGTCCTGAAACCCTTCGCCGAACCCAACGAGGAGCTGAACCTCGTCAGTGATGCCAACGCTCCACTCGGAAGCCGGATTGGACTCCTCCTTCAGCAGCAATTCCTAGGCTTCGCTGCGGAGAGCTCCGGCGTTGCGCGCTTCTTGGTCACCGCCTGGAATACTTCCGGCATCCCGCTCCGCGATATCGCCATCGGATACGTGATGGACTGGGACCTGAGTCCTGCTGGCCGCAGCGACCGCGTCCGCTTCTTTCCTGAAGCAGAGGAGCCAACAGTTGAGCTGCCGCACGGAGCCGAGGTCATAGAGCATTCGGACTCACTCATCGTCGGGGCATGCGCCATTGCGCTGATTCCCGAAGCAGAGGTGCAGTGTGCAGGCTTCAGCACTATCTTGCTCTACGATGGAGACGGGCTGACTACGGCGGAGAAGATCCGATTGCTCAACAGTGGCAGCAGCCTCCAGCACGACAGCACCGGCGATGTTGCGCTTGCCGTCGGAGTGCGCTTCCGTGGTGTCTGGGAACCCAACCAGCGGCGGCAGTTCCTGTGCTGCTTCGGCGCTGCGGAAAGCTCTACCGCACTCGCCGAACTCTTCCGCGAGTGCGTCCGGTATGCTCGGATCCTGTCCTCTCCCGAGCCGATTCCACGGCCAACCCGCCTAACGATATCATACCACGACGGCTTCCTCATCGGCGAGCTCCCTGCCGGGGGAGTATGGACACTCGAGGTCTGGGACTTCCTGGGACACTGTCTCCAGCGAGAAATGCTCCCTCTGTCGGCCGGGCCAATACGTCTTCCACTGCCGCCAAGCGCTACCGGAGTCCTGCTGGTGCGGCTCAGCTCGGTCCACTCGTCGTGGCACCAAGTCATCGTGCGCCTTCCGTAG
- a CDS encoding enoyl-CoA hydratase-related protein has protein sequence MSLVEVLPAEGYRRLRLNRPEKRNALSPELLRELSLQLHQAQEDPSVRVIVIEGAGPAFCAGADLAYLHQLTQYTPMENLADSELLMRVLWQLYTYPKPTIAKVHGPAIAGGCGLASACDIIVAARNGARFGYSEVRLGFVPALVGVLLVHKIGEQRSRRLLLTAELISAEEAERLGLVSYVVEDEQLDAFVEELAQRLASYSAASLQLTKAMLSAVQSMPPESALHYAAGLNVLARTTPEFRAGIESFLQQRGSSHNA, from the coding sequence ATGTCGCTCGTAGAGGTCTTGCCTGCTGAAGGCTATCGTCGGCTCCGACTCAACCGCCCAGAGAAGCGGAACGCCCTCAGCCCGGAGCTCCTCCGAGAACTCAGTCTCCAACTCCATCAGGCGCAGGAAGACCCCAGCGTACGGGTGATCGTCATAGAAGGAGCTGGGCCAGCATTCTGTGCCGGAGCCGACCTGGCCTATTTGCACCAGTTGACCCAGTATACGCCGATGGAGAATCTTGCCGACTCGGAGCTCTTGATGCGGGTCCTCTGGCAGCTCTACACGTATCCCAAGCCCACGATTGCCAAAGTCCATGGTCCGGCCATCGCTGGTGGCTGCGGACTAGCGAGCGCCTGCGACATCATTGTGGCAGCACGCAACGGTGCTCGTTTTGGCTACTCCGAGGTCCGCTTAGGATTCGTCCCGGCGCTCGTCGGTGTCCTCTTGGTCCACAAGATTGGCGAGCAGCGGTCCCGGCGCCTGCTACTAACGGCTGAGCTCATCTCTGCTGAGGAAGCCGAACGGCTGGGGCTTGTGAGCTACGTGGTGGAAGATGAGCAGTTGGACGCTTTCGTGGAGGAATTGGCTCAGCGGTTGGCTTCGTATAGCGCCGCATCACTCCAGCTTACGAAGGCCATGCTGAGCGCTGTCCAGAGCATGCCGCCGGAGAGCGCCCTTCACTACGCCGCCGGGCTCAACGTCTTAGCCCGCACAACACCGGAATTCCGTGCCGGCATCGAGAGCTTCCTCCAACAACGGGGATCGTCTCACAACGCCTGA
- a CDS encoding glycosyltransferase, producing MQPPQPPWASAAELPPEAHVTIHHRLRTDSIRFSLIIPTFQEQSVLATTLESFPEALRNRYGVELIISDGGSTDATLEIAHLHADIVVAHTGPYRQSIAQGRNWGARVASGSILLFLNADSVPADPERFFWHIHRWAEEAPDEVALACPVYVHPAVAVWKDRAFHSLYNRYFALLNACGLGIGRGECHIVRRWGFEWVGGYNEQLYAGEDFDLYRRLRRLGRIRMAWELPIYESPRRYRRYGYARTLWLWTINAFAVLFLHRSIARSWEPIREPSDKVPQMSC from the coding sequence ATGCAGCCCCCCCAGCCGCCATGGGCCTCCGCTGCAGAGCTCCCTCCTGAAGCGCACGTCACCATCCACCATCGCCTCCGCACCGACTCCATCCGCTTCAGCCTTATCATCCCGACGTTCCAAGAGCAGAGCGTTCTGGCCACAACGCTGGAATCCTTCCCAGAAGCGCTCCGGAACCGCTACGGTGTGGAGCTCATCATTAGCGACGGTGGCAGCACAGACGCAACGCTGGAGATTGCGCACCTCCATGCAGACATCGTCGTCGCCCACACCGGCCCCTATCGCCAGAGCATCGCCCAGGGTCGGAATTGGGGAGCACGGGTGGCCAGTGGCTCCATCCTCCTCTTCCTCAACGCCGACTCCGTCCCGGCTGATCCTGAACGCTTCTTCTGGCACATCCACCGCTGGGCGGAAGAGGCACCGGACGAAGTAGCTCTAGCATGCCCCGTGTACGTCCATCCAGCCGTAGCCGTATGGAAGGACCGAGCCTTCCACAGCCTCTACAACCGATACTTTGCACTCCTCAACGCCTGTGGCTTGGGCATCGGACGGGGAGAATGCCACATCGTACGGCGATGGGGATTTGAGTGGGTTGGCGGCTACAACGAGCAGCTCTATGCTGGCGAAGATTTTGACCTCTACCGCCGGCTCCGCCGCTTAGGGCGAATTCGTATGGCTTGGGAACTACCGATCTACGAATCGCCGCGTCGCTATCGGCGCTACGGCTACGCTCGGACACTCTGGCTGTGGACCATCAATGCCTTCGCCGTCCTCTTCCTGCACCGCTCGATTGCCCGCTCCTGGGAGCCTATCCGGGAACCGTCGGACAAGGTGCCGCAGATGTCATGTTGA
- the purM gene encoding phosphoribosylformylglycinamidine cyclo-ligase produces MLTYRDAGVDIDAADELLRRLKPLIRSTFTPGVIADIGHFGGFFDARFSDYEHPVLVASTDGVGTKVKLAIRLGSHSTVGQDLVNHCVNDILCCGARPLFFLDYFACGRLDIGVAEQVIGGIITACRSNGCALLGGETAEMPSVYAPGDYDLAGTIIGVVEYSHILDGRSIQPGDVLIGLASTGLHTNGYSLAMAALRDHDLETYMPELGSSLGEALLAVHRSYAATLLPVLQRGLAKGIAHVTGGGIVGNLQRILPRGVVAEIMWDAWQVPPLFRYIQRAGAIPEEEMRRVFNLGIGMVLVIAPEHVSEVMALCAEESPVVIGEIRKASQVGA; encoded by the coding sequence ATGTTGACCTACCGAGATGCCGGCGTCGACATTGACGCTGCTGATGAGCTCCTGCGTCGCCTGAAGCCCCTTATTCGCTCTACCTTCACTCCCGGCGTGATAGCCGACATTGGCCACTTCGGGGGCTTCTTCGACGCTCGCTTCAGCGACTACGAACACCCCGTCCTGGTGGCTAGCACCGATGGAGTCGGGACGAAGGTGAAACTTGCCATCCGTCTAGGGAGCCACAGCACAGTCGGGCAGGACTTGGTCAACCACTGCGTCAACGACATCCTCTGCTGCGGCGCCCGACCGCTCTTCTTCCTGGACTACTTCGCCTGTGGGAGGCTGGACATCGGCGTCGCTGAGCAAGTCATCGGCGGCATCATCACTGCCTGCCGGAGTAATGGCTGTGCTCTTCTCGGCGGTGAGACCGCCGAAATGCCCTCCGTCTACGCCCCAGGAGACTACGACCTCGCTGGCACCATCATCGGCGTCGTGGAATACTCTCACATCCTCGACGGCCGCTCCATCCAGCCAGGGGACGTACTGATTGGCCTTGCCTCTACAGGGCTACACACGAACGGCTATTCCCTGGCGATGGCGGCTCTTCGAGACCATGACCTCGAAACCTACATGCCCGAGCTTGGGAGCTCGCTGGGCGAGGCTTTGCTGGCAGTCCACCGCTCGTATGCGGCAACGCTCCTGCCCGTGCTGCAGCGCGGGCTTGCAAAGGGAATCGCCCACGTGACAGGTGGCGGTATCGTGGGGAACTTGCAGAGAATCCTACCCCGTGGCGTCGTCGCTGAGATTATGTGGGATGCATGGCAGGTGCCGCCACTCTTCCGCTACATCCAACGCGCCGGTGCTATTCCAGAGGAGGAGATGCGGCGCGTCTTCAACCTTGGGATTGGCATGGTCCTGGTGATTGCCCCAGAGCATGTCAGCGAGGTGATGGCCCTCTGCGCTGAGGAGTCTCCCGTTGTCATTGGAGAGATCCGGAAGGCCTCACAGGTTGGGGCCTAG
- the fumC gene encoding class II fumarate hydratase, with amino-acid sequence MAGVRVETDTMGPIEVPADKYWGAQTARSLIHFAIGTERMPRELIRALGIVKKAAALVNRDLGLLPPEKAELIVRAADEVIEGKLDDHFPLSVWQTGSGTQTNMNVNEVIANRAIELAGGVVGSKRPIHPNDDVNKSQSSNDVFPTAMHIAAAEQIVHRLLPAVRELRDALAEKAESFRDVIKIGRTHLMDAVPLTLGQEFSGYVQQLTNALRRIEAVLPDLYELAIGGTAVGTGLNTHPEFAERMAAMIAQLTRLPFVSAPNKFEALAAHDALVWAHGALRTLAVALHKIANDIRWMASGPRAGLAEIRIPENEPGSSIMPGKVNPTQSEAMTMVATQVLGNDVTISIAGSLGAFELNVYKPVIIFNFLQSVRLLADACRSFTRYCVVGIEPNRERLRAYVEQSLMLVTALNPYIGYDNAARIAKRAYQTGKSLKEAAVELGLLTAEEFDRIVRPEQMLGPNL; translated from the coding sequence ATGGCCGGTGTGCGGGTAGAGACTGACACAATGGGTCCTATAGAGGTCCCGGCCGACAAGTACTGGGGAGCACAGACAGCGCGTTCGCTCATTCACTTCGCTATTGGCACCGAACGGATGCCGCGCGAGCTCATTCGAGCTCTAGGCATCGTCAAGAAGGCAGCGGCCCTTGTTAATCGAGACCTTGGCCTCTTGCCACCAGAGAAGGCAGAACTCATTGTGCGTGCTGCTGACGAGGTCATCGAGGGCAAGCTGGATGACCACTTCCCGCTCTCCGTCTGGCAGACTGGCTCCGGGACGCAGACGAACATGAACGTCAACGAGGTCATCGCCAACCGTGCGATTGAGCTGGCAGGTGGGGTGGTAGGGAGCAAGCGTCCGATCCATCCCAACGACGATGTCAACAAGTCGCAGAGCTCCAACGATGTCTTCCCGACCGCGATGCACATCGCCGCTGCTGAGCAGATCGTCCACCGGCTGCTGCCAGCAGTTCGGGAACTGCGCGATGCCTTGGCGGAGAAGGCAGAGAGCTTTCGAGATGTCATCAAGATCGGGCGCACCCACCTCATGGATGCCGTCCCGCTGACCCTAGGACAGGAGTTCTCCGGCTACGTCCAGCAGTTGACGAACGCTCTGCGGCGGATTGAGGCGGTGCTACCAGACCTCTACGAGCTGGCAATCGGTGGGACGGCTGTCGGGACAGGGCTCAACACGCATCCGGAGTTCGCTGAACGGATGGCAGCGATGATTGCACAGTTGACGAGGCTGCCGTTTGTGTCGGCTCCGAACAAGTTTGAGGCACTGGCGGCACACGATGCCCTCGTCTGGGCACATGGCGCTCTGCGGACACTGGCGGTGGCGCTCCACAAGATTGCCAACGATATCCGCTGGATGGCCTCGGGGCCTCGGGCGGGCCTAGCAGAGATTCGCATCCCGGAGAATGAGCCTGGTTCATCCATCATGCCGGGCAAAGTCAACCCGACTCAGTCGGAAGCCATGACGATGGTTGCCACACAAGTCCTCGGCAACGATGTCACAATCAGCATTGCGGGCTCTCTTGGGGCCTTCGAGCTGAACGTGTACAAGCCCGTCATCATCTTCAACTTCCTGCAGAGCGTCCGCTTGCTGGCCGATGCCTGCCGCTCGTTTACGCGTTACTGTGTCGTCGGTATTGAGCCGAACCGAGAGCGCTTGCGAGCGTACGTAGAGCAGTCGTTGATGCTCGTAACAGCGCTCAATCCCTACATCGGCTACGACAATGCTGCCCGCATTGCGAAACGTGCCTACCAGACAGGGAAGAGCCTGAAGGAGGCGGCTGTTGAACTGGGGCTGTTGACGGCAGAGGAGTTCGATCGCATCGTGCGTCCAGAGCAGATGCTAGGCCCCAACCTGTGA
- a CDS encoding histone H1 gives MQRYEELLELVKSCQADFERFYLKQNRRAGIRLRKRMQELRRLAKAIRDEIQQLRRTFPPRPKRRLKQSEQE, from the coding sequence ATGCAGCGGTACGAGGAGCTGCTTGAGTTGGTGAAGAGTTGCCAGGCAGACTTTGAACGCTTCTACCTCAAGCAGAACCGACGGGCCGGTATCCGGCTGCGCAAGCGGATGCAAGAACTTCGCCGCTTAGCCAAAGCGATACGGGATGAAATCCAACAGCTCCGCCGCACTTTCCCTCCGAGGCCAAAGCGCCGTTTGAAGCAGTCCGAGCAGGAGTGA